A genomic window from Tolypothrix sp. PCC 7910 includes:
- a CDS encoding glycerol-3-phosphate acyltransferase, producing MFELWGALTILIVCPLLGAIPLIAWITYAITGKNLAKLGTGNISVSAAFYHGGKLVGILAVLSEAFKGIAAVLIARAFFGEGSTWELIAMIALVLGRYSLAKGAGTTNVVWGFLVHDPLVAGFIGLLAAIGFTVLQSKKLVKFGVLLLLPIFEIVLHAEDFPRVVAAIGLAGLLGWIYTRIPDDLKLPVQGAKSESKPMLEFLGGDIKLFSLNEDLDESIVGHKAAALSQIKRWGYPVPKGWILTPNDDVDAVIDFFQPSELSPLVVRSSAIGEDSESASAAGQYLTILNVTSEQGLKEAIAQVIASYDHPTAVQYRRDRGLPDQSMSVLVQQQVQSVYSGVAFSRDPITQQGDAIVIEALPGSASQVVSGRITPEQYRAFVVETENFSSVQLEGTGRVPQAIIKQVAFLARRLEKRYYGVPQDIEWSYDGQTLWVLQARPITTLLPIWTRKIAAEVIPGVIHPLTWSVNRPLTCGVWGEIFTIGLGDRVLGLDFAETATLHYSRAYFNASLLGEIFLRMGLPPESLEFLTRGDSLSKPPLLATLRSIPGLLRLVQREMDLEQDFKRDYREKFVPVLSQLAHESITDLEASLIWRRIELILDVLRLGTYYSIFAPISAAVRQKIFRIKEGQIDHSVAPEVAVLRALSTLAQTAKQILPEFEPEKVFEQLDQTPEGKNLLYDFNELLQDYGYLSEVGTDISVVTWKENPQYVQQLFVQLMQGNDPQPDGVDPINQVFSGKRKRGSVQRRVDLKGRVTEVYSRLLAELRWSFIALEQMWLKSGWLTQAGDIFFLEFEEIGSLIANPDLEIGTQLQKLVQKRRSQFVQDSEITQIPLLVYGHTPPHPLPPSPLYSDQVLHGIPASHGQAEGKVKVLRNLQTIPEIDKDTILVVPYTDSAWAPFLVRAGGLIAEAGGRLSHGAIVAREYRIPAIMDVRGATWLLQDGQRVRIDGSRGIVELSNDLRPE from the coding sequence ATGTTTGAACTTTGGGGTGCCTTAACTATTTTAATTGTCTGCCCCCTATTGGGTGCAATACCGCTAATTGCCTGGATTACCTATGCCATCACGGGTAAAAATCTGGCAAAACTGGGGACAGGGAATATCAGTGTGTCAGCCGCTTTTTACCACGGTGGCAAACTGGTAGGGATTCTAGCAGTATTATCTGAAGCTTTTAAAGGTATTGCCGCAGTTCTCATTGCCCGCGCTTTCTTTGGCGAGGGATCAACATGGGAACTGATTGCTATGATTGCCTTAGTATTAGGTAGATACTCGCTAGCTAAAGGGGCTGGTACAACCAACGTCGTCTGGGGGTTTTTGGTACATGATCCACTTGTGGCGGGGTTTATAGGTTTATTAGCAGCGATCGGCTTTACAGTTTTGCAATCGAAAAAGCTAGTGAAATTTGGGGTTTTATTGCTGTTACCTATATTCGAGATCGTGCTGCATGCGGAAGATTTCCCCAGAGTGGTTGCAGCTATAGGTCTAGCTGGTTTACTAGGTTGGATTTATACCAGAATTCCTGATGACTTGAAGCTACCCGTCCAAGGGGCGAAAAGCGAATCAAAGCCCATGTTGGAATTTTTGGGTGGTGATATCAAGCTTTTCTCGCTCAACGAAGACTTAGATGAGTCGATAGTTGGGCACAAAGCAGCAGCATTATCTCAAATTAAACGCTGGGGTTATCCCGTTCCCAAGGGATGGATATTGACACCCAATGACGATGTAGACGCAGTTATCGATTTTTTTCAACCTTCAGAATTATCGCCTTTAGTGGTACGTTCCTCGGCAATTGGGGAAGATTCAGAATCCGCCTCTGCTGCTGGACAGTACTTAACAATATTGAATGTTACCAGCGAACAGGGATTAAAAGAAGCGATCGCCCAAGTTATAGCTTCTTACGATCATCCCACAGCTGTACAATATCGGCGCGATCGCGGTTTACCTGACCAATCGATGTCTGTATTGGTGCAGCAACAAGTCCAGAGTGTTTATTCTGGCGTGGCGTTCAGTCGCGATCCCATCACTCAACAAGGTGATGCCATTGTCATTGAAGCTTTACCAGGGAGCGCCAGTCAAGTTGTTTCCGGCAGAATTACACCAGAACAATATCGGGCTTTTGTGGTGGAAACTGAGAATTTCTCCTCTGTGCAATTGGAAGGGACAGGAAGAGTTCCACAAGCCATTATTAAGCAAGTGGCATTTTTAGCCCGTCGTCTGGAAAAGCGTTACTACGGCGTTCCCCAAGATATTGAGTGGAGTTACGACGGGCAAACACTGTGGGTATTACAAGCTAGACCCATTACAACTTTATTACCTATTTGGACAAGGAAAATCGCTGCGGAAGTAATTCCCGGTGTCATTCACCCTTTAACTTGGTCAGTGAATCGTCCCTTAACTTGCGGTGTTTGGGGAGAAATTTTTACTATTGGTTTAGGCGATCGCGTCTTAGGATTAGACTTTGCCGAAACCGCTACGCTTCATTATTCTAGAGCTTATTTTAATGCATCCCTCCTCGGAGAGATTTTTCTCCGCATGGGTTTACCGCCCGAAAGTTTAGAATTTTTAACTAGAGGCGATTCATTAAGTAAACCGCCGTTACTGGCTACTTTGCGGAGTATCCCCGGACTGCTGCGGTTAGTCCAGCGAGAAATGGATTTAGAGCAAGACTTTAAGCGAGATTATCGAGAAAAATTTGTACCTGTATTATCGCAGTTGGCCCATGAATCAATCACAGATTTAGAAGCATCGCTGATCTGGAGAAGAATTGAATTAATTTTAGATGTTCTGCGCCTGGGGACTTACTATAGTATCTTTGCTCCTATAAGTGCTGCCGTCAGACAGAAGATATTTCGCATCAAAGAAGGGCAAATCGATCATAGTGTTGCGCCAGAGGTAGCAGTACTGCGAGCTTTGAGTACTTTAGCGCAAACTGCCAAACAAATATTACCAGAATTTGAGCCAGAGAAAGTATTTGAGCAGTTGGATCAAACTCCCGAAGGCAAAAATCTTTTGTATGATTTTAACGAACTGCTGCAAGATTACGGCTATTTAAGTGAAGTCGGCACAGATATTTCTGTGGTTACGTGGAAAGAAAACCCGCAGTATGTACAGCAGTTATTTGTGCAGTTAATGCAGGGAAATGATCCCCAGCCTGATGGCGTAGATCCGATAAATCAGGTATTTTCTGGGAAACGGAAGCGGGGAAGCGTGCAAAGAAGAGTGGATCTCAAAGGTCGAGTTACCGAAGTTTATTCTCGACTCTTAGCCGAATTACGTTGGAGTTTTATCGCCTTAGAACAGATGTGGTTAAAATCTGGCTGGCTAACTCAAGCTGGTGATATTTTCTTTTTAGAATTTGAGGAAATTGGTAGTTTAATTGCCAATCCCGATTTAGAAATTGGCACTCAGTTACAGAAGTTAGTCCAAAAAAGGCGATCGCAATTTGTTCAAGACAGCGAAATAACTCAAATCCCCCTCCTAGTTTACGGTCACACACCGCCTCATCCTCTACCCCCATCGCCGCTATATTCTGACCAAGTTTTACATGGTATTCCCGCCAGTCACGGACAGGCTGAAGGCAAAGTTAAGGTGTTACGGAATTTACAAACAATTCCCGAAATTGATAAAGATACAATTCTCGTCGTACCTTACACAGATTCCGCCTGGGCACCTTTCCTAGTGAGGGCTGGGGGATTAATTGCGGAAGCAGGAGGAAGGCTTTCTCACGGTGCGATCGTCGCTCGAGAATACCGTATTCCTGCTATTATGGATGTGCGTGGTGCTACATGGCTGTTGCAAGATGGGCAGCGAGTCCGCATAGATGGCTCTAGGGGTATTGTGGAATTATCCAATGATTTGAGACCTGAATGA